TACAGATCGCCATCGTCACATGACATTTGGCAGATAGCTGCTGAGTTGGAATGGTCACACTGTGAACTGTCCAATTGCTGATGGTAACATTGTGTGCCTCTTCAAGTGACTGTGTTCGTGTTTGGCAATAAGAGTTGAGAATAATGTTCTTTAAGGGACCATTTAAACTCTTGGATGGTGGAGCCTGTTgaatgaacaataataaaaatgttttatacAAAACCTTTTGTAAATTAAAACACACACGAGATGACATCACTTCGTGCCACTCCCATTTTAAACCCTGAGTTTGTATTACTAATTGAAACTAACttctttgttgttggttcttctataattaataataattattatttattaatttattatttattattaatcatGATTAATTAATGGAACCTTGTCATACTTATTATCGCTGAGTATTAAATAGGCATATGAAGTTGAAATAAAGTGACTTAAGTTGACTTGTGTGAAAATCAGAGTTGCTCACAAGCCATGCGAGAGTGCTGACAAGACCAGAAGTTAACATCATCtttgtttaaattttgatgtcTTCAGCATGGGAAGCTAATCATTCTCAAATAACTGAGCTGAGAAACTAACTCTGAATATAATCTTCAAAGCACATTTCATAATTTACTACCTCAGAAAATATGAGCATGACATACCAGAATATCTACAATGTAACtgacgggttcaaaccccgttggggtcctgaatttttcagacttctctatgcaattgcaaaaattgcgttcataactgcgaggatcatagcttcacttgatgtaaGAAACGATTGGTTTAAAATTCAAAGTTTACAAAGAATTATGGGCTTATTGGCACTtaaatgctaaaatctaaatcgCAACTGTGGTGCACCAGCATAGTAGCTGGCAGCtgcgacaaataactcagaaacgatgtaccgcacaaacctgagaattggtgaggtgatttatAAGACAATAGTGTGTTTCCTACAAGATTCCAAGTTCTTGGTTTACTTCATGTAatggtttcaattttatttttttgttgtgtgaAAGTGAAAACAATCTATAGACTACATAATTTGACAGCAATGCCGAATGAACAAAAATGGCTGAGAGTCGACTGAAGCTCTTCGGCTTTCTTTACCCTAGAATGGAAATACTGTACACTCTGGGGCATAGCTACAGGAgggtcctggggtgcctgtGACTCCCCCTTTGCAAGCCTTTTTTaagcaaacaacctacaatatttaGGTGGCAAAAACTCTATAATCTggcgagtaccctctgtttgacacagtgtgaccccccctttgaaaaatcctggctatgCCCCTGCTGTATCCTCTACCAAGGCTAGctgaaataataatcattattgcTCATTTCCCCAGCCCCTCCTTGGGTAAGATGTCAGggaaaatgaaatatttcttaGCCGGACACTGCATTTAAGCCAAGACAAAAGACATAGGAGATGTTGACAGATTTTCTTCAGCTACAtagtcatgaaaaaaaaaaaagaatttttaagAACTCACCTCCCAGGTGACTGTTAGCCAAGAGATGCTGCTGTAATTACTCCACTTACTGCAGTTTGTGATTTGTGGGGCTTGACTTGGTGCTGAACAAGAAAAAGAACCACACACGGAAAGGATAGATTAGTCTAAGATCAATAtggtaaataaaaaaataatcaaatcCTCAACAAGAGCCATGATATTTTCCATTTGTTGCTGCCATTTGTTGATGTTATAGGTGTTGCTGGTTTGTGTCatatctttttcttcttctctttcaTCTTTCTTCCATAAACCCTACACCTAGATTTAAGGGCTTTGCATAAACCCTAGACCAAGACGTAGATAGAGCAACTTTCATAtaaccttgaaaaagtgttccgATTTGTTTCATGAAGCACtatttggcaagattaaaaccaggcttctccttattcctgccaaggaaaacagttcgattgcccaatcacgttactgcatttcaaataaagtcaaagcgaaatgccgatcgctttccagaaagttcaaTGGAGAGATGATGCTGTTTGCATCCGCATTCACCAAGGCAATGAAAATTtgcactttgtttttgtttgataagccaattaaatatttccaattgcatttttgtttacgatctgttttcacatttatttttcaaggtcatatgaaagtcgctctaacaACTACAAATGAGTTTGTCAGCAGGGATGACACAGTGGCAAGAACAAGTGCTTGCCTTGCACCAACATGTACCAGGTTTGATTCCAAGACTTGGCGTGacgtgtgggttgagtttgttggttctctactcttttttttgtttttgagagGATTATGTCTCAGTACTCTGAGTACTCTGGTCTTTTGGtctttccctctcctcaaaagccaacctatgatttgatattACAGTacttgtttgattttgtttaatttctgTGCAGTTTaattaaagttcattattattattattattattattattattattattattattattattattaaaattattattattactactactactactactattactgttatcattgttattatcatttatTATTCACAATTATTCACccaaggcgaagtgattatcggtgaatattcaccgataatcactgagcctgaggcgaataattgttttagtataaatacacaggtgattatttcaaaaaagagaaaaaaaacatttcaatgcaaaatcatcttcacttacagtggcaaaacgactactggcagccctTTTTGTCCGTCGACGTGATTattggctgataatccgagatagcgagccaatgagagtgcgcgattttgtataatcacctgtgtatttatactaatatcatttattattattatcatcatcatcattatcattattgtcaACAATTTTATTTAGCTAAATATAAATATAGTTAGTGGATGGCCTACCTCGCAAATAGCTAAAAAAAGCTAATCAAGGCGGGGCAAGCCAAATACAAGACCACACCTATTAAAAGACAATAAGTTTACACAACAACACTtagtttaacaaattaacgATACAGATTAAAAGTCAGGATTGATTACTGAAGAATATCttttaactaattaactaactTATTATCAGAGCAACTACACAATACAGGGCCACACAGGGCcagcacatgcaaattagttgAAAGCTTTTGTAGAACGAGACACAACAATAggagcttttgttattcaatgatatggaaataagtggccctgtattctgtagttaagccatattattatcatttattatcatcatcatcattgttattattatattattgttattattgtaattatcatttattataattattatcatcatcatcaaatttatcattattgttattattatttttattttattttatttttcattcaatatttttttaaggTATGCATAAAGTCCTTCACACTTGGGTACTGACAGCTTGTGTTACCGGTAGGTGTTATTGtgtattattttgttattgatattaATTTACAGATATCTTACCCGAAATCCTTGTCGTTAAAGTGCTAACAGCTGCTTGGCTAAATATGCCATACTTAGCGTTCTCCTTATTTCCATATTGTGTCATCAAGTAGAAATGGTAAAGAGAAAACCCAGGCAGGTCATGTATCATATAAGTATGGGTTGGCGCATGGGCAATCAAGGTCTAAATAAAGGAGACAGAGAAAGGTAGACATTGCAGACTTAATACTGAAGAGTTTTAATTATTTAGTTTCTAAAAAATAGTTTGTCTTGGTAGTGCTGCATCATCGGGAGTTAAatgtgaaaatttggttttatcaaatttaATGAGTCAACTTGATAAAGTTGACCGTACATTATCCCCCTCTTCCAGGAAAACATAATTAAAACCAGTTTCCCTTTTTAAAGGGGTATATTGtacaaaatgcccaaaaagtagaatgaaacattgcaataaccactttaGACCATTAATTcagaacaacataaaagaaatgcaacaaaaggaaagaggagtatggatggacacaaatggacaagattgaaatggattgcacttgggtaatcttgaaaaaaaagtcACCACAACATGTTTTGATTTattatcttgtttgtgatgtaacgataattttcgaattttaaactcgtgataAACTAAAATGTCCCCTAATCACCCTAAAATAATGTGATGTAGCCCCTTTTTTTTTGGGGAGGGGGgatcccatataaaaaggggagggatgctcgttgtctcgcttaggggtgtaaatttcggattttggtctcaattagggtgttctgggcaaaatgAAATCATATATAGCcatgaaggtctcctttagtgTTGCACGTGAAGAgatataaaagtgtatatttgcGCTTTTATCTTTCTTCacgtaggtgaaagtattacATGATaacgtctttgccatcattaaaagtcactgaattttttatttatctgtgttttaatatggtctcttttagggatttaatttaaaatttgcgACGAGcacccctcccctttttatatgggagtcccccccccccctcctcccagGGCAGTATACTGAAACAGAAAAAAGAGGTAGgtgacaataaattattattataattattattaatggcaATGCAAAATGTAACACATTCTGTgcagccatttttttcttttaaaatcttcATTGTTCTTCAGTTGCTCCACTTAGTTTAAAAGTCAGTTTAGAACTTTAAATTAAAAGATATGTGTGGATCCTTGTGATTTAGCACGAAAGATAATGGCAACTTAGGTGTCTCTGACTTTGAAGCACTGGCAGGAAAATTGAAATTGTAGTTGGGGAAGAGAGTACTTAGTTGTTTTTACTGCTTGTTGCTCCTAAAGTTGCATGGCATAAaaactgcttacttaagccagGGAAATTAATGCCTGGTACCTGGTCCTCAATGATAGCATGAGATCTTCTCACATTCATGTCTCAATTATCCTTAAAATTAatcttaaggacagtgcctacttaaattcaaaggtatttttgcccggtttactgaatatgtgcctgggaaaagcagatcttaacaagcattattgaaatccaaaaggaagattgggggtaaccacgcattttttgaagataattaatcaacaatatttgtaaaaagcttaaaaaaacaaagcaaagtaTGGCATAATTTgacaaattgaagcttaattatccctaaaaatgcatggttacccccaaattttttttttggataccaagagcactacCGGTAattttgctaagttctgctttctccacatagttttgacccacgcaaaaatatccctgtataactaatatttaaaaaaatacaaaagtgtaatgctaaactgacatgatcaacttatTTGTTGAGTTTgggtattaataagcaccgccgataggaaatccgagtatctcgagatgcgcagaacatatgcacaataacaatagtaggcaccatccttaagtcAAACAATCACTTTGCTTGAAAATTTATCATAAATACCTTGTTGCTGCTGTCCCCTTCTCTGTAATAAAGAATAGTATATTGAACCAAAAAAGTTTGTGGCTCCTCAGAAATTTCCCATGACAACTTCACTGTACCAGCTAGGGACATCTCCTTGGCAAAAAAATTTCTAGCCGGTAGGGGAGTTGctgaattacaaaaaaatatattgtacCCATCATTGTGTGTTgcaatattaaataataatttgaaaCAAGTAAAATGTGCAGATATGCCCAGAAACGCCccaaattagatgcacgcagatttcaataagcatcagGAAGTGTCCCATTGCTCTTTTCCCCCAACTTAAACATCACTCATGTTGcagaatacagacaaaaaacatcacaaagtgtcccccaaatgctgctctttaagtaaagattaactgctgcatttgcccaaagctaaaaataatgctaacctaattatccttaccttgttgttgaaaataggtagcaattgCTTacacttaaagggacacttcatgttgAACGTCAAAATTggacgtgcatctaattaggtgcatttctggacatgagTGAAAATGTAAGCTCTGTTTCCTTAAGTTCTTTACGAAATTTGGAACTTCCttagtttgtaaaaatgcaaagcagtctgtgacgtaaacccggtatcgaacccattgcCCTTTACTGGTcagttatggatcaaagtatgactagttttcccgtctttcaaagccagTAAGTGAAATTTTAATCGAAAGCttctgaaaacaacacaatgtaccTGTAtgtgggacgatttcggagaatacaTGAAGTAGAAAAGGCTGTTAAAACCATGCCTAGAGTGCAAGGGGGAAGTATTAACCCATTGTCTCctagggcttccccattgacgagtaaaatcgtctggtgttagacagagctggtttaggctggtttgggtgtGAAAGGGTTTAAAAACTACAAGACTTTGTAACTATATATATCTAAAACAAACTTACTTTCAAGTTCATCAAACAAGTTAGCCTTGAGTTCAACAGGGTTGCTTTGGTTCCAGCCCAGGGCATTTCCAACTTCAACAAAGATGTCATAGACTACAACGTCTTGAAAAAGACTACCTCCCCTTGCAATACAATACCACTTGAGAGGATTAGATCCTGGTAAAGATTTAATCTCAAGAGGCATATCACAGATAGTGAAAGAAGGTGACTGACAGTGAGGAATGATAGGTCGTGTTTTATTCTTGCACTGTGCTTTGACAACATAGTGTAGTGGTAGCTGTCCTGACTGCCTGGGAGAAGTCCAGTGAATTCTTGTCTCAAATTCAACATTATTTGTCCACACATTTCTAGGGGAACTGGGAATATCTGGATAGAAAAAAATTTGCAGTCAAAATTAACTCAAGTCACCATTACGGTATACTTTTCAAGAGCTTTGTAACGCACTGTAATTTCTTCAACTAATTTTACACTTTTTTACACCATTGTATGTTAAAACATAACAAGGTTGCTAATAAGTACAACAAAGATACTAACAAGTATAAACAATATCACTAATAAGTACACATACTAATAAGTATAAAGATATTACGACATCAGAATTCTATACATAATTATATagctgcatcaaaatccaatattgccaacTGATCTTTTgactattttttattaattcttgccaactgtccaaatttaaaattaattggatagtttttgctggaacgtttccttcagctttgaacaaaccgtccaatttgaggaaaatctgaatactttccatcaaccaatcaaatgtcaagataaataaatgaactgaatattggccaatcaggttgTAGCTATTATCACTGCTTTCAAACATCAGCTAGCGATCATCGCTCGCAGGGTTTTGTTTTGTGCTGGTAATGGCCAAATTTTCTGACTTTTCTCTCCACCTTTTTGACGACACAGAGTTTCAAATGGAGTCTTCAGCTAGGTTTCCAGAGATAGATGCTACTGATTTACTCGAGATGAGGGAGAATAATCAGAAAAAGAATACTCAAagaagcacaaaaaattaaattgggTTAAAGTGTTTGACCTGTGGCATGCTGAGCGAAGTGAAGTAAGAAAGCTTGAGGAGATTCCTGAACACAAGCTTGACAATGTTCTTTGGATGCTATATAAGTAATAGGTAACAGAACTACATGCTcatccaatttggaaataattggattaaaaaaattccTCGGACTGCCAACTTGGACTCGGCCTATGGCCTCGTCCAATTTTGGctgtcctcagaatttttctcatccaattatttccaaattggacagcatgtagtcctattaTATATACAAATTAACGTAACAAATTTGCTACCACTTTTAAAGTACCTTTAGTTAATTAATGGTACTTGTAAGTACAGCACACAATGAGAAAGCAAGACAACTCACCTCCTACTTTCACCTGGACATACTTGGGTTCAATACTGGTGTTGTTCTCACTGGTTTCTTTACATGCATAAGTTCCATTATTGCTCCATCTGACATGATCTATAACCAGCTGAACTGTCCCATTGCTCAGCTTCTCTGTCACATTCTTTAGCTGCTCTGTTCCATAAAACCATGACAAATGGTACAGGTAGGTGGATAAATTTTTTGTTCCCACAAGAGCACAGTTTAACACAAGCCGCTCTCCTACTCTGATTATTGTCTCACTTGATGTGCTCAACTGTAATTCTAAAAAAACATTGTAACTTTTAGGAAAGGAAAGgcaaggaactttatttaagtgtctagtcgttctagcgctggagcgctaattggagacactgtaaactgaagttaacaattaacgcaaatccaGTCAAATCAAGTCAGGAAAAGCATTCTTTTAAATTATAACAAACACAGAAGTGATTGATGGCTCTGTGGAGGCCTTTCAGAAGAggtaggtaaggtaaagtctgctacaagcctagaaggcccatcaagCCGGCGCTTATCTCGGGTTTTTGTAACacgaagcgactaggagtatttcttctcccactggatgggatgccagtacattgcagggttacccccagcattaaattcgctggtACCGATTTATacagaggcaccgtgagagtaaagtgtctttcccaagaacacaacacaatgtgcctggccaggacccaaacctggaccactcgatccggagtcaagaGCACTAtaaaccatgaggccaccgtgcctccaaCAACCCTCCCCTTTAAAAGTGCAAAGGGATTCTGGGTGGCATTGCAATCATTAGCGATAGCAATTTTCAGAAGGTGCTTAATTAAAATTGGCTGGAATATAGCCAAACAGTTTATCAAAAGAATGGCTTCCCTCCAAGCTCCAGTACATTTGTGGGAATAATAAATTTGTCCCACACTACAagacagaaaaagcgaaatggACGAGAGCTTCCAAAGCTTGTGCAAACAGCAGGATAACGAGGAGCTTGGAACACAGGGTATTTTTTGCCAAGATCCTTTCAAAGGAGGCACCTTATGCACCCTACGCAGAAGAGGGggacaacaataatattattatcatctttTTGCATCTTACAGTGATTGGAAGTGCTGATATAGCTCTAACAAGCATGAACAAATGTTACTACTATTGTTTGATCTTGAAATcctcaatatatttttttcctttggatatTTAAACTAGATGTCAGCCTCACTCATTTGGTGTagactcaggggcacccaatgtcaattttcggaaaatatctgttcggaagacgatttgagatctagaattttcggaaaacttgttgtaaaatttattgCTCGCCTGCCCGTCCtaagattttcgaacatctaaaaaatggtataattgcccatttttaacagatttttaccTCAAAAAGGTCAccaagaattttcgggagccatttttctggctaaaattttcgaaaaagtaaattttgatccctaaaattttcagaccactagactttcagctaggaaatccaaacAGATAAAAAATCTTAGGGAATAAAAACATGCCTATATCTAcaatttaaatactaaaatacgttaaacaatgctatgtttaagtggttttgaactatattctcgttgggtgcccctgtagaCTTTCATATAACTGACTAAATAAATGGCGCAAGACTCTTTTAAAGAACCATTAATATTCTGATTAGGAATTTCTGATTAGGTATTTCcatattggttttgttttttgttttagagcggttttcaattgagtgtcgaaagtaattagataattactttggtttataattactttcactcagtgattggttcaaagttctctcgccattttttcaaccaatcagaagtgaaaccaaaaccaatcgtggctcgcgcgtgctcattttcccgcgctttgtgtcagctacgtgtaattacttcgagttttgattggtttgctggattgtctccgtcctttttgattggccaaagtaattactctggttttggttttacgacactcaattgaaaatcgctctatggAGATTAcagtgtataattattatttgggaTCCAGTATATGAAAGATGAGCCCTTCTTTCCCATCATTTTGAACTGatagtgaaaaataaaatgcaaaatcTTAATGTTGACACTCCTCCATTTTACATATTTCTGACGACACAAAGACTAAAATCATCACCCAAGGAGGCAGAATATGGAATGTTGCAGCTTTGATTCAATTCAATCTATGCACATCGAACTCTTAGACAGGAAATCGGATCAACCACCAAAACCCAGATTGCAGGCACTCAAGGGGCAATAATTACATTACTGATTAcatcaaatgaatcaaaatcGATCAATGTAAATGAACGTTTGTAATTCACATAAAAGGCTAGTTTTCCCAAGAGAGCAACACATTCGCACTAGTTCCAAATACATGTAATCGTTGTCAGTTGGTGCCCTTTGTGCTAACAAGTTGCTAATAATCATTTAATGTCGCCGTAATACGTACGCTGATCTTCATTACATTTTAAAGGATTTACATTTTCTCTTGGCCGACTGTAAAACACGTACAAATTTACATTATGTAGGGTGAAGGATTTTTCTGAGAAAACCGATTGTCCTTTTAGCTTTAAATTAAGTACCTATCGTGGTACTTAAGTACCTTATTAGCTTACACGAGCGCTACCGGAGGTCAACAATCACATCAAAACAAGCTTTAGTGCGATCGCTAACTACTAAAATCTTGATTCTACAGCTTTAACGCGCTTAGTAATCATCGCCAACCCAGACTTAACCACAGACACCATCTTACCTGCAGAAATTTTGTTTCTATGAAACACAGAGTCACTACCACAGCTGACTTCTTTGAAGCCTTCGAAAATGGACAATACACCCAAAACAATGCGAAAGATCGTCTGAGTAAATGCCATGTTTCGACATGGCTAGGATCATTCTGCGACTGTGCAGCAATATTCCCTGGAACTATATCGTTGCCATAGTTGACTGGATACATTTGCATCTTAAGTATTAAAAACCCCGGCATATTATCACCTCCACTTGACTCATCCACTATTTAAAAATGAGGCGAAAAAGAGAGTTTACAAGAGCCAATTTCTAGTTCGCGTAATACCAACTCGTTTCCCCGTTGTCGATCTTCAATTTTAAGGAGGAATTTACGTATTCTCGAGAATATTATGCGAGGAACGACATGTTTACCTTTCGTCgccattttgcattttgcgCAATTAATTAGTACGTAGACTGGACTCAATTTACCGGTGAGAGACTGGGAGAAAATGAGCTCGTGCGGAAATTCACAGAGTTCTATCAATTCCTGCGCTTAAAATTTGGGTTTATCGACCACAATTTCAAAGGTTGACGGAATCGGTACCTCTaggaataaaacaaattacTTACATAGGTggttattgaaaattctctacgctgattggttgcacttgagatgACTATTACGCGATAATAACCTACTTAACCTACGCGGTTTAGCCAAGGTTTCCAGGTTAACCTGCAGAAGAGGCGGATTAGCGGGGATTCCGCAGGATAAGGCggtttcaaaatggccgcaagccgtattgtcgaggtgacagtcgaagaaattaattaattaattgttttaaagaaaatgcatatctTTTCAATTAATCAGCTATGtaataatactaaaacaataattatcctcaggctcggtgaataaaaacctcgactttgtctcggtttttattcactgatattcacctcgccttcggtgGATAACTGTTAATTGTGTCTGGTTGTTGTGGAAAACCTTGTAGTTTCTTTGGCAAAACCGTTCCCATGACATCAAAAAATTAGAAGTTGTCAATTAGTGACGAACAAACGTGATGACCCACTACAAAGATCattgaagaaaagttttacAGTGTTCTGCAGGAGAGTCACCGTTCACACAAAACTTAAAAGTTCTTTCCCGTTCTGAGAATGGACCATTCGTTATCATCTGAAGAGGATGGATCTCAGCATTCAACTGCCCAGAGTGATGAGGAAAGTGTCTCCCTGCTTCAGTTGCAGAGAGCCATCGCAGATGATCTTAGCAATTACCAATGCTTCGTGAAGCCTTTTCACTCAGTTGATAAAGAAAGACAAGAACAAAGCAAAGTGGAAAATACACCCACTGTTAGAGTAGGCCAGCAAGAAATCAACTCGACTGGCAACGAGGTTTGTGAAATGGTAATGTGGCGTACATGCAATAATTGGAATAATAAGCTGACCACTGCCGGTCAGTGTCGAATTCTATTTGTGTCTGAAAGTTATGAGTAgggtggcccacaagggacatgctgcaaattaaagattgctgcaaataaaaaaaagttgctgaaaattttaaatagttgctgcaaattaaaatatcaaaagtaTGCCCACCCACTGAAGgaagggcaggtacaaaaccaagtcaaatgttggtttttgaggagaggggaaaccggagtacccgaaggaaacctctcgatgcagagtagagaaccactgacaaactcaacccagatatgacgccgagtctgggaatcgaacccgggccccatccctgcaccccgggCCGGAGAAGCCATTCACGAAACTACCATTCGCTTGTTTCGATACGCTGTTCTTTTGACTAGTTTTCATAATCgcaaaaagaaaatgactgtgaagtttgataaCTTAGAAACagattgtgacacccgaaaaggaCCCAAGaactttcgggactttcgagaaacgagcccctggAACCCGTTCCTCGAAACTTTTCGGACTTTTTTCGGGTGTCGCAATTTCTTGTATATCTTGAGAACGGAGAGATCGTCAAAATCCgcaataattttgctttttccgatatcttgaaaacatgttaaaaggcCATCTTATCAAAAAAAGTGGATGGCGGCCGGGTTAGGAAATGGCTTTTGGAGCCCGAAAGAAACGAGCCCCTGACAGACCTTGTAGTGAATAAAGCACCTTTTCTTTTACAATACTGATTGCAAACTGCACAACAAGGAGCCGGACAAAGTCCTCCAATTTATCAATTCTGAAAAGCCCCTCGGGGAGTGGCTGATAAATATATTTAATTTTGTCGTTTTTTGTCGCTTTGCAGGGTGGAGGAAATGAACGAAAGGAAACTTCTACAGAACAAACTGGACAAGTTTTGGGAATGGACCTGGCAGGTAGGATAAAGGCATACGAATATGACATCCTCAGATTAAAGAAAATGCTTGCGGAGAAAATGACAGAAGTTGAAGAGATCACGGCAGAAAAAGGAGAACTCGAGTCCAGCGTTCAAAATGCTCTCCACAAACTCTGGACCAAGGAAGAAGAGCTCCATGCTCAACGAGAGTCTTCCCTTGAACGAGAGAAAACCTTGCTCAACAGCCTAAGACAGGAATCAGCTCGTTCAGAGGAATTAGAACTTCAGGTCCAGTTTCTAGCGAAACAGAACGACGCTTTGCAAGAACAACTTTATCGACTGGAACAACAGCTGTCCGAGGTCAAAATTGTCACTGAGCAACGAAAGAGGGAGCTCGAAAACAAACTACCAGAACTCGAGGGTAACCAAGAATCTCTCAAGAGGATGACAGCCAAATTGATGGGCCAAATTGCCGACGTGGTGTCAGCCCAAACTAAACAGACTTTTAGAACAGTAGATCTCTCTTCTTGCACGAGTGTGGAAGAGACCAACTCCGAAATGA
The Montipora capricornis isolate CH-2021 chromosome 10, ASM3666992v2, whole genome shotgun sequence genome window above contains:
- the LOC138022263 gene encoding uncharacterized protein, which produces MAFTQTIFRIVLGVLSIFEGFKEVSCGSDSVFHRNKISAELQLSTSSETIIRVGERLVLNCALVGTKNLSTYLYHLSWFYGTEQLKNVTEKLSNGTVQLVIDHVRWSNNGTYACKETSENNTSIEPKYVQVKVGDIPSSPRNVWTNNVEFETRIHWTSPRQSGQLPLHYVVKAQCKNKTRPIIPHCQSPSFTICDMPLEIKSLPGSNPLKWYCIARGGSLFQDVVVYDIFVEVGNALGWNQSNPVELKANLFDELETTPLPARNFFAKEMSLAGTVKLSWEISEEPQTFLVQYTILYYREGDSSNKTLIAHAPTHTYMIHDLPGFSLYHFYLMTQYGNKENAKYGIFSQAAVSTLTTRISAPSQAPQITNCSKWSNYSSISWLTVTWEAPPSKSLNGPLKNIILNSYCQTRTQSLEEAHNVTISNWTVHSVTIPTQQLSAKCHVTMAICNGPEFCSATSNACVVDSIEGSKPVAPNKETSNHTLWIVISSCVVGVLAGLALFVTILLCIRRRRNNRDTRPSLATVLEEVSSPSNLYDEMDEQPLSNSYDVIGT